A genomic stretch from Primulina huaijiensis isolate GDHJ02 chromosome 14, ASM1229523v2, whole genome shotgun sequence includes:
- the LOC140957356 gene encoding uncharacterized protein isoform X3, with protein MSIADDIHADTKPNGHVDGDDFRRHHRPRVRRPSLACSSGTVTDGDSFNFSETDSDAVADGSLPVALTDESLLKCNSSGGSPGTLVIPTGRQILDCPVLPGSEEDEVDLEFGESESYVQNNGEERGFRCRICHSNSEGNYDDGEGDEDSKGVRVELGCSCKGDLAVAHKQCAETWFEVKGDP; from the coding sequence ATGTCGATTGCAGATGATATTCACGCTGACACAAAACCCAATGGTCATGTGGATGGTGATGATTTTCGCCGTCACCACCGTCCTCGAGTTCGGAGGCCCTCTTTGGCATGCAGTAGTGGGACTGTAACAGACGGCGACAGCTTTAACTTTTCAGAAACTGACTCAGATGCCGTCGCTGATGGCTCACTGCCTGTTGCCCTAACAGACGAGTCCCTCCTCAAGTGCAACTCTTCTGGCGGGTCTCCCGGCACTCTTGTCATTCCAACAGGCCGACAGATATTAGATTGTCCAGTCCTCCCAGGTTCAGAGGAAGATGAGGTTGATCTGGAATTTGGCGAATCAGAGTCGTATGTGCAAAATAATGGAGAAGAGAGAGGATTCAGATGCAGGATTTGTCATTCAAATTCGGAGGGAAATTATGACGATGGTGAAGGAGATGAAGATTCTAAAGGTGTTCGAGTTGAATTGGGATGTAGCTGTAAAGGAGATTTGGCAGTCGCCCACAAGCAATGCGCTGAAACTTGGTTCGAAGTCAAGGGAGACCC